One region of Vitis vinifera cultivar Pinot Noir 40024 chromosome 1, ASM3070453v1 genomic DNA includes:
- the LOC100854391 gene encoding pentatricopeptide repeat-containing protein At1g69290, whose translation MWRRAVAVRFAPQRRFSSTSESEFPTLYSFLQPSLFSLKPIPSAPRSPHPTSPKPLQSPAPEDLESALHTSLSTNNTDEAWKSFKALTTNSTFPSKSLANSLIAHLASLHDLYNLKRAFASAVFLLEKNPSLLDFGTVRTLLGSMNSANTAAPAFALINCMFKNRYFMPFSMWGGVIVEITRRNRSFVAFLRVFNETCRIAIDEKLESMKPDLDACNVALEGCSQDLESVSEAEKVVEMMSVLGIQPDESSFGFLAYLYALKGLEEKIVELEGLMRGFGFSSKKVIYSYLINAYVKSGNLEYVSRTIFRSLREDDEQGPNFSEETYCEVVKGFLQNGSIKDLASLIIETQKLEPSSIAVDRSIGYGIISACVSLGFLDKAHSILDEMNVQGVSVGLGVYVSILKAFCKEHRTAEAAQLVTEISSLGLQLDAGSYDALIEASMSSQDFQSAFSLFRDMREARVPDMKGSYLTMMTGLTENHRPELMAAFLDEIVEDPRVEVGTHDWNSIIHAFCKVGRLEDARRTFRRMIFLQFEPNDQTYLSLINGYASAEKYFSVLMLWNEVKRRISIDGEKGVKFDHNLVDAFLYALVKGGFFDAVMQVVEKSQEMKIFVDKWRYKQAFMEVHKKLKVAKVRKRNFRKMEALIAFKNWAGLNA comes from the coding sequence ATGTGGAGAAGGGCCGTGGCAGTGAGGTTTGCTCCACAGAGGCGCTTCTCCTCCACATCCGAATCCGAATTCCCAACCCTCTACTCCTTCCTCCAACCATCACTTTTTTCTCTCAAACCAATCCCTTCAGCACCACGGTCACCACACCCAACATCTCCTAAACCCCTCCAGAGCCCTGCCCCAGAGGACCTAGAATCCGCACTCCACACATCCCTCTCTACCAACAACACTGATGAAGCTTGGAAGTCTTTCAAGGCTCTCACTACCAATTCCACCTTCCCAAGTAAGTCCCTCGCCAACTCCCTCATTGCCCACCTGGCTTCTCTCCATGACCTCTATAATCTCAAGAGGGCTTTTGCTTCTGCTGTATTTTTGCTGGAGAAAAACCCCAGTTTGTTGGATTTTGGGACTGTTCGAACCCTTTTGGGTTCCATGAATTCTGCTAATACCGCTGCTCCTGCTTTTGCTTTGATCAATTGTATGTTCAAGAATAGGTATTTCATGCCTTTCTCTATGTGGGGTGGTGTTATTGTTGAGATTACGCGAAGGAATCGTAGCTTTGTTGCGTTTTTACGTGTTTTTAATGAGACTTGTAGGATTGCAATTGATGAGAAGTTGGAATCTATGAAACCTGACTTGGATGCCTGCAATGTGGCGTTGGAGGGGTGCAGTCAGGATCTTGAATCTGTGAGCGAGGCTGAGAAGGTTGTGGAGATGATGTCGGTTTTGGGTATCCAGCCTGATGAATCAAGTTTTGGGTTTCTTGCTTATTTGTATGCATTGAAGGGTCTTGAAGAAAAGATAGTTGAGTTAGAAGGTTTGATGCGTGGGTTTGGTTTTTCAAGCAAAAAGGTAATTTACAGTTATCTGATTAATGCATATGTCAAGTCTGGCAATTTGGAATATGTGTCCAGGACCATTTTTCGGAGTTTGAGAGAAGACGATGAACAAGGTCCAAACTTTAGCGAAGAAACTTATTGTGAAGTGGTAAAAGGGTTTTTGCAAAATGGCAGTATTAAGGATTTAGCAAGTTTGATAATTGAAACTCAAAAGTTGGAGCCCTCATCAATTGCGGTTGATAGATCTATTGGATATGGTATTATTAGTGCTTGTGTTAGTCTTGGATTCTTAGATAAGGCACATAGTATTCTTGATGAAATGAATGTTCAGGGAGTTTCTGTTGGGCTTGGGGTCTATGTGTCAATACTGAAGGCCTTCTGCAAAGAGCATCGAACTGCTGAAGCTGCTCAATTGGTCACGGAAATCAGCAGTTTGGGCCTTCAGTTGGATGCTGGCAGTTATGATGCTTTGATTGAAGCATCAATGTCAAGCCAAGATTTTCAGTcggcattttctttgtttagaGACATGAGGGAAGCAAGAGTACCTGATATGAAGGGGAGTTATCTCACGATGATGACAGGTTTAACAGAGAATCACCGGCCTGAATTAATGGCTGCCTTCTTAGATGAGATTGTTGAGGACCCGCGAGTTGAAGTGGGTACCCATGACTGGAATTCAATTATTCATGCCTTTTGTAAGGTTGGGCGATTAGAAGATGCAAGGAGGACTTTCAGAAGGATGATCTTTCTACAGTTTGAACCAAATGATCAAACCTATTTGTCCCTTATTAATGGATATGCAAGTGCAGAGAAATATTTTAGTGTTTTAATGCTGTGGAATGAGGTCAAGAGAAGGATTTCAATTGATGGAGAGAAGGGGGTCAAATTTGATCACAACTTGGTTGATGCATTCCTGTATGCTCTAGTTAAAGGGGGCTTTTTCGATGCCGTGATGCAGGTTGTGGAGAAATCTCAGGAGATGAAGATCTTTGTAGATAAGTGGAGGTACAAGCAAGCATTCATGGAGGTGCATAAGAAGCTCAAAGTGGCAAAGGTGAGGAAGAGAAACTTCAGGAAAATGGAAGCGCTTATTGCTTTCAAGAATTGGGCTGGTCTGAATGCATAA